The region CGATCGGGCTTTTACCTACTCGAGACATGTTTCTCTCCTTTCGGCCTTAAGCGACGTAGCAGATGACTTCGCCGCCAACGCCCGTTGCACGCGCCTTGCGGTCCGTCATCACGCCCTTCGGCGTCGACACGATTGCCACGCCGAGGCCATTCATGACCACGGGAATGTCGTTACGGCCGCGGTACACACGCAGACCAGGCTTCGAAACGCGTTCAATGCGCTCGATCACCGGACGGCCAGCGTAGTACTTCAACACGATGTTCAATTCAGACTTCGCACCTTCGGACTTCACTGCGAAATCATCGATATAGCCTTCGTCCTTCAGGACCTGCGCAATCGCAACCTTGACTTTCGACGAGGGCATTGTCACCGAAACTTTCTCAACCATCTGCGCATTGCGGATGCGAGTCAGCATATCGGCGATAGGATCACTCATGCTCATTTACGTTTCTCCTATTACCAGCTCGCCTTGGTCAGGCCAGGGATCTCGCCGCGGAACGCGATTTCGCGAATCTTGTTACGCGCCAGCCCGAATTTACGGAACGTGCCACGCGGGCGACCGGTAATTGCGCAACGATTGCGCTTACGGGTCGGGTTAGAGTTGCGCGGCAGTTGTTGCAGTTCCAGACGTGCTGCGTAATGCTCTTCGTCCGACTTGCTCATATCGCCAATGATCGCTTTCAGCTCAGCACGCTTGGGAGCGTACTTAGCGGCCAGGCGAGCACGCTTCTTTTCACGTTCGATCAGTGCCAGTTTAGCCACGGTAACCTCAGTTTCTGAACGGGAACTTGAAGCCGGCGAGCAGAGCCTTTGCTTCGTCGTCGGTCTTCGCAGTTGTCGTGATGCTGATGTTCAGCCCACGCAGTGCGTCGATCTTGTCGTAGTCGATTTCGGGGAAAATGATCTGCTCTTTCACACCGATGTTGTAGTTGCCGCGACCATCGAACGCACGACCCGACACGCCACGGAAGTCACGCACACGGGGGAGCGCAACCGTCACGAAACGGTCCAGAAATTCGTACATTGCCTGACCACGCAACGTGACCATTGCACCGATCGGATAGCCCTGACGGATCTTGAAGCCAGCGATTGCTTTGCGTGCCTTCGTGATCACCGGCTTCTGGCCTGCGATCTTCGTCAGGTCGCCAACGGCGTTTTCGATGATCTTCTTGTCAGCAACCGCTTCGCCAAGGCCCATGTTCAGGGTGATCTTGGTGATGCG is a window of Paraburkholderia phytofirmans OLGA172 DNA encoding:
- the rpsH gene encoding 30S ribosomal protein S8 encodes the protein MSMSDPIADMLTRIRNAQMVEKVSVTMPSSKVKVAIAQVLKDEGYIDDFAVKSEGAKSELNIVLKYYAGRPVIERIERVSKPGLRVYRGRNDIPVVMNGLGVAIVSTPKGVMTDRKARATGVGGEVICYVA
- the rpsN gene encoding 30S ribosomal protein S14; amino-acid sequence: MAKLALIEREKKRARLAAKYAPKRAELKAIIGDMSKSDEEHYAARLELQQLPRNSNPTRKRNRCAITGRPRGTFRKFGLARNKIREIAFRGEIPGLTKASW
- the rplE gene encoding 50S ribosomal protein L5, with amino-acid sequence MARLQEFYKEKVVPGLIEKFGYKSVMEVPRITKITLNMGLGEAVADKKIIENAVGDLTKIAGQKPVITKARKAIAGFKIRQGYPIGAMVTLRGQAMYEFLDRFVTVALPRVRDFRGVSGRAFDGRGNYNIGVKEQIIFPEIDYDKIDALRGLNISITTTAKTDDEAKALLAGFKFPFRN